A stretch of Prunus dulcis chromosome 6, ALMONDv2, whole genome shotgun sequence DNA encodes these proteins:
- the LOC117630974 gene encoding protein TONSOKU-like yields the protein MICGILELNLSGNPIMQEGSNVLSSMLSNSQCCLKVLVLQRCELGVAGVLRISFLEELNLADNANLWRYRYPRKLILLNRVQQLGLNLVIVKMMKLELKLLHLVSMTAA from the exons ATGATTTGTGGCATTCTTGAGCTGAACCTTTCAGGAAATCCTATTATGCAAGAG GGTAGCAATGTGTTATCGTCAATGCTTTCAAATTCACAGTGTTGTCTGAAAGTTTTGGTCCTTCAGAGGTGTGAGCTTGGAGTTGCTGGAGTTCTTCGAATCAG TTTTCTTGAGGAGCTCAATCTTGCTGATAATGCCAATCTCTGGCGGTATCGGTATCCAAGGAAGTTAATCCTGCTCAACAGGGTTCAGCAACTCGGCTTGAACTTGGTGATagtgaagatgatgaagttAGAGTTGAAGCTGCTGCATCTGGTGTCGATGACAGCTGCGTAA